From one Lycium ferocissimum isolate CSIRO_LF1 chromosome 5, AGI_CSIRO_Lferr_CH_V1, whole genome shotgun sequence genomic stretch:
- the LOC132056020 gene encoding protein SIEVE ELEMENT OCCLUSION B-like: MTSRALVPATARMRPTHQQAMARRERPVFSMSDDHAMSKKILDTHNPDGRDVDVKIILHIVEEIFQHSYRAGIDGVLHGTPDHHEANIEALKLEEKASLAFEGILEGLAYVIHRVSCELTCKCSGGGDSHTTTMSILAMLSGYQWDAKLVLSLAAFAITYGEFWLVAQMFATHPLAKSVALLKQLPDIMEHHGSLRSRFDAINELIKAILEVTKCIIEFKKLPSQYISEDQPPLSVAITHIPTAVYWTIKSIVACASQLTSFLGMSYELIAATTADTWEMSSSTHKLRNISDHLRAELDRCYQHIQEKMHVEYYQMLVHLFETTQFDNMKINRAMIYIKDDLLPLEIGTTNTRASIEVLRRKTVLLLLSDLDATPEEILVLSQFYSESRSRQEFQYEIVWIPIVDRSKGWSDEHELKFKELQALMPWYTLHHPSLLEPAIVKFVKEKWHFSKKMMLVTLDPQQGKVACPNAIHMAWIWGNLAYPFTISKQEALWSVESWRLELVVDGIDQNLIEWMTSSKYICLYGGEDIEWIRNFTKSARSVAQRAGIDLQMIYVGKSNNKERVRRINDVINTEKLSYCLIDLTSVWYFWTRIESMFYSKMQLGKTIQEDKIMQEVMTMLSFDGNDKGWALISRGSFEMARAKSEIITPTLDNYSDWEQDAREKGFVPALVDYFMKLHTPQHCNRLILPGLDGEIPEMIVCAECGRPMERFFMYRCCND; this comes from the exons ATGACTAGTCGTGCTTTGGTGCCTGCAACAGCTCGTATGAGGCCTACTCATCAGCAGGCAATGGCTAGGCGCGAACGCCCAGTTTTCTCAATGTCGGATGATCATGCTATGTCAAAGAAAATTCTTGATACTCATAATCCTGATGGTCGCGACGTTGATGTTAAAATCATCCTCCATATTGTTGAGGAGATTTTTCAACATTCCTATCGTGCTGGCATTGATGGTGTCCTACAT GGCACTCCTGACCATCATGAAGCCAATATTGAAGCATTGAAGTTAGAAGAAAAGGCATCACTTGCCTTTGAGGGCATCCTCGAAGGATTGGCTTATGTCATACACAGAGTCTCTTGCGAG TTGACATGCAAGTGCTCTGGTGGAGGTGATAGCCATACAACAACAATGTCAATCTTAGCTATGCTCTCTGGCTACCAATGGGACGCAAAACTAGTGCTATCCTTAGCAGCATTTGCCATTACCTATGGTGAATTCTGGCTTGTAGCTCAGATGTTTGCTACTCATCCTTTGGCCAAATCTGTAGCTCTCTTGAAACAGCTACCAGACATCATGGAACACCATGGTAGCCTCAGGTCCCGATTTGACGCCATCAACGAACTCATCAAGGCCATTTTGGAAGTAACCAAATGCATCATCGAATTCAAGAAGCTTCCTTCTCAGTACATCTCTGAAGATCAACCACCTTTGTCTGTCGCGATTACTCACATTCCTACTGCTGTTTATTGGACCATTAAAAGTATTGTTGCTTGTGCTTCTCAACTCACTAGCTTTCTTGGAATGAGCTATGA GCTGATAGCAGCTACCACAGCAGACACATGGGAAATGTCAAGCTCAACACACAAGCTGAGAAACATAAGCGATCACCTCAGAGCTGAATTAGACCGTTGCTATCAGCATATTC AGGAAAAGATGCACGTTGAGTACTATCAGATGCTGGTGCACCTCTTCGAGAcaacacaattcgacaacatgaAGATTAACAGGGCCATGATTTACATCAAGGATGATTTGCTTCCACTTGAAATAGGAACCACTAACACGAGG gcGAGTATTGAAGTGCTGAGAAGAAAGACTGTTCTGCTTCTGCTGTCAGATCTTGACGCAACCCCTGAGGAGATATTAGTGTTGTCCCAATTTTACAGTGAATCGAGGTCAAGGCAAGAATTTCAATACGAAATAGTGTGGATTCCGATTGTGGATCGATCTAAGGGATGGAGTGACGAGCATGAACTTAAATTTAAGGAGCTACAAGCACTTATGCCGTGGTACACGTTGCATCATCCTTCCTTGTTAGAGCCAGCAATCGTCAAGTTCGTCAAAGAAAAATGGCATTTCTCCAAGAAAATGATGCTTGTAACATTGGATCCCCAACAGGGCAAAGTTGCCTGTCCAAATGCTATTCACATGGCTTGGATTTGGGGAAATTTGGCCTATCCCTTTACTATTTCCAAACAGGAAGCTCTGTGGAGTGTGGAATCTTGGAGACTTGAGCTCGTCGTCGATGGCATTGATCAGAATTTAATCGAATGG ATGACGAGTAGTAAGTATATCTGTTTATATGGAGGAGAAGACATCGAATGGATCCGTAATTTCACAAAATCGGCACGAAGCGTGGCACAGAGAGCTGGGATCGACCTACAAATGATCTATGTAGGAAAAAGCAACAACAAGGAGAGAGTTAGAAGGATCAACGACGTGATAAACACGGAAAAACTGAGCTATTGCTTGATAGACTTAACATCAGTTTGGTACTTCTGGACAAGAATTGAGAGCATGTTCTACTCTAAAATGCAGCTGGGGAAAACCATCCAAGAGGATAAAATTATGCAAGAAGTGATGACAATGCTGAGCTTCGACGGAAATGATAAAGGGTGGGCCCTTATAAGCAGAGGATCGTTCGAGATGGCACGAGCCAAAAGCGAGATCATCACCCCGACATTGGATAATTACTCTGATTGGGAACAAGATGCTAGAGAAAAAGGATTTGTGCCTGCACTTgttgattatttcatgaaattgcaCACTCCTCAGCATTGCAATCGCCTAATTCTTCCGGGACTTGATGGTGAGATTCCTGAAATGATAGTGTGTGCTGAATGCGGAAGGCCTATGGAGAGGTTCTTCATGTACCGTTGCTGCAATGACTGA